The following are from one region of the Arthrobacter sp. TMP15 genome:
- a CDS encoding glycosyltransferase: MHQIRRVAMLSLHTSPLEQPGGGDAGGMNVYVRHLALELAATGVAVDIYTRRTAATQPDTVELAPQVYVHHITAGPFTKVAKEALPELITEMADAVADHVTSLSGEAVRVIHSHYWVSGMAGILVAKRLDLPLVHTMHTMARVKNDHLQPGQSAEPGIREDGEQQIVAAATRLIANTTAEAAELESHYDGCEQRIDVVSPGVDLKIFKPAFRDRSRMKLRIAPERFHIVFAGRLQRLKGPHVLVKAATILRTERPDIDLELTFLGASSGNDKYDLTAMIADAGLSAIATVHPPVEAAILADWYRSADVVTVPSSSESFGLVALEAQACGTPVIATSVGGLPRAVSDGRTGLLVANRSAKLWAEAIASLHDFGETRADMGRAASVFAEAYGWEKTAAQTILSYDLALKYQHIPVPGC, translated from the coding sequence GTGCATCAGATCCGACGCGTGGCCATGCTTTCACTGCATACCTCCCCGCTTGAGCAACCAGGCGGCGGCGATGCGGGGGGCATGAACGTTTATGTTCGTCATTTGGCGCTGGAACTAGCCGCTACCGGCGTGGCCGTGGATATCTACACTCGACGCACAGCCGCCACGCAGCCAGACACCGTTGAGCTGGCTCCCCAAGTTTACGTTCACCACATCACAGCTGGCCCCTTTACAAAGGTGGCCAAAGAAGCTCTCCCAGAGCTCATCACGGAGATGGCCGACGCCGTTGCTGACCATGTGACTTCCCTCAGCGGGGAAGCCGTGCGTGTTATCCACTCCCACTATTGGGTTTCAGGGATGGCCGGGATTCTAGTGGCCAAGCGGCTGGATCTGCCACTCGTGCACACCATGCACACCATGGCCCGTGTGAAAAATGATCACCTTCAGCCCGGCCAGAGCGCTGAACCGGGAATCCGCGAAGATGGTGAGCAGCAGATCGTCGCAGCGGCTACACGTTTGATCGCGAATACCACAGCCGAGGCAGCCGAACTTGAAAGTCACTACGACGGCTGCGAGCAGCGGATCGATGTGGTTTCTCCTGGGGTCGATCTAAAGATTTTTAAGCCCGCCTTCCGGGACCGCTCCCGAATGAAGCTGCGCATTGCCCCCGAGCGCTTCCACATAGTATTTGCCGGACGCCTACAGCGACTCAAGGGCCCGCACGTCCTTGTCAAAGCGGCAACTATTTTGCGAACCGAACGTCCCGACATTGATCTTGAGCTTACTTTCCTTGGGGCCAGCAGCGGCAATGACAAATACGATCTCACCGCGATGATTGCCGACGCCGGTTTATCTGCCATCGCAACCGTGCACCCGCCAGTCGAGGCCGCCATCCTTGCCGATTGGTACCGCAGTGCCGATGTTGTCACAGTGCCTTCCTCCAGTGAGTCCTTTGGACTGGTTGCGTTGGAGGCCCAGGCTTGTGGCACACCTGTCATAGCCACCAGCGTTGGCGGCCTACCGCGAGCTGTCAGCGACGGGCGCACAGGACTATTGGTTGCCAATCGTTCAGCAAAATTGTGGGCCGAAGCCATCGCCTCTCTTCATGATTTCGGTGAGACACGGGCGGATATGGGCCGGGCGGCGTCGGTGTTTGCTGAAGCCTACGGCTGGGAAAAAACGGCAGCCCAAACAATCCTCAGCTATGACCTGGCCTTGAAATACCAGCACATTCCCGTACCCGGCTGCTGA
- a CDS encoding S8 family peptidase → MKRTGRTLFRSPGLRKAVAVCAGLPLLLVTVGALPASANPSGQSITSLTQANVDPLLYQAGRYIVVLAEQPIAMYEGGTAGLAPTKPQAGQKLDATRPEVQQYQAHLENKQATVAKTENVKVKRTFTAALNGFSADLSAEQALALAKDPAVLTVAPDTENAPDYSSTDFLGLSGPDGSWNTSFGGVDKAGEGVVVGVIDTGYTPSSPFFAGDEVKPLTGEPQVGVPYRTDDGQIAMLKANGDTFTGECQVGQETGADFDGSACNSKVLSAHYFADDFIKYVTPENRAPQEVLSPVDVASHGTHTASTAAGNADIRATIGDRDMGITGGVAPGAKLSVYKICWEDNDPATGGCYSSSAVAAINQAILDGVDVLNYSISGSTTTTTDPVSLAFLSATSAGIFVAASAGNSGPTAGTVNHGAPWVTTVAASSFSSELQGTAEFSDGTKFRGASMMAQSLPESPVTLAVTAAAAGAANPELCGPDSLDGAKVAGKVVVCDRGVIDRTAKSAEVKRAGGVGMILANVTASSEDVDLHAVPTVHVNPPATQIIKDKVIANPDILVALVDKDTTGLPVEPQPQIAGFSSRGPLGATGSDLLKPDVAAPGVAVLAGVSPIATGGAQFGMMSGTSMASPHVAGFAALLMAVNPSWSPATVKSAMMTTATDVVNADGSKNTDVFATGAGQTAVVKALTPGLAYDAGDTEYLKFIQGTGMDLGIPGLGSTAPRDMNVASFAVGALAGKVTLTRTVTALKPGLYRATANVPGVNVKVTPSILNFAAAGDQRTFKVTFENASAAMGAFAMGSVSWQGAGATVTSPVAVRPMPVLVAPEVAFTSKKGKGSGDIPVISGTNSPVNMTLDGLSKADSSAIKLVPGPLVVGTDKSNFMKEVTVPEGTKLAKFQVISSDPNADFDMIVFNPEGVFSDVRTGSSSETLSLTNPAPGTYTVLANLYSSTGDGAVAATVDAAVLGANVGNASVSPNPLVLANGKSGNVKLSWKGLKPGSYLGRVSFGDTGTETFVSVIVSPKGAAVAPHKEGPHKGKPIKDKKALSLFPDTAPVTDLKQ, encoded by the coding sequence ATGAAACGAACGGGAAGAACTCTCTTTCGAAGCCCTGGACTACGGAAAGCCGTTGCCGTCTGCGCGGGCTTACCACTGCTTCTGGTCACAGTGGGCGCATTGCCAGCCTCGGCCAACCCGAGCGGGCAGAGCATAACCAGCCTTACCCAAGCAAACGTTGATCCACTGCTCTACCAAGCTGGCCGCTACATTGTGGTCCTGGCCGAGCAGCCCATCGCCATGTATGAAGGCGGTACGGCAGGATTGGCGCCCACCAAACCACAGGCTGGGCAAAAGCTCGATGCCACACGGCCAGAGGTGCAGCAATATCAAGCCCACCTTGAGAACAAGCAGGCCACGGTGGCCAAGACAGAAAACGTTAAAGTAAAGCGCACGTTTACTGCAGCGCTCAATGGTTTCTCCGCGGACCTTTCAGCGGAACAGGCTTTGGCACTTGCTAAGGATCCGGCCGTTCTGACTGTGGCTCCGGATACTGAGAATGCCCCCGACTACTCCAGCACTGACTTCCTGGGCCTTAGTGGCCCAGATGGAAGTTGGAACACCTCCTTTGGCGGCGTAGACAAAGCTGGCGAAGGCGTGGTTGTCGGTGTCATCGATACCGGTTACACACCCTCAAGCCCGTTCTTCGCAGGTGATGAGGTCAAGCCGTTGACAGGCGAGCCGCAAGTCGGTGTGCCCTACCGCACTGATGATGGCCAGATCGCCATGCTCAAGGCCAATGGTGATACGTTCACCGGCGAATGCCAGGTGGGCCAAGAAACGGGAGCCGATTTTGATGGCTCCGCGTGCAACTCCAAAGTACTCAGCGCGCACTACTTTGCCGATGATTTCATCAAATATGTGACACCTGAAAATCGCGCACCCCAAGAAGTGCTCTCCCCCGTTGACGTCGCCAGCCACGGTACGCACACGGCCAGCACCGCTGCAGGTAACGCCGACATCCGCGCCACCATTGGTGACCGCGACATGGGCATCACCGGCGGGGTGGCTCCGGGCGCCAAGCTGTCGGTGTACAAGATCTGCTGGGAGGACAATGATCCTGCCACTGGAGGCTGCTATTCATCCTCCGCTGTTGCGGCCATCAACCAGGCCATCCTGGACGGTGTTGACGTACTTAACTATTCCATTTCAGGAAGTACCACAACAACTACAGACCCCGTCTCACTGGCTTTTCTTTCTGCCACCTCAGCGGGGATCTTCGTTGCCGCGTCAGCCGGTAACTCGGGACCCACAGCAGGGACAGTCAACCATGGTGCCCCGTGGGTAACCACTGTTGCGGCATCCTCCTTCTCCTCCGAGCTCCAAGGCACGGCGGAGTTCTCTGACGGCACCAAATTCCGTGGTGCCAGCATGATGGCGCAGAGCTTGCCGGAGAGTCCAGTGACTCTAGCCGTTACGGCTGCCGCTGCTGGTGCAGCCAACCCTGAACTGTGCGGGCCCGACTCCTTGGACGGCGCCAAAGTTGCCGGCAAAGTTGTGGTCTGTGACCGTGGAGTGATTGACCGCACAGCTAAGAGTGCCGAAGTTAAGCGTGCCGGTGGCGTGGGAATGATCCTGGCCAACGTCACTGCTTCTTCTGAGGATGTGGATCTGCACGCAGTACCCACAGTCCATGTGAACCCACCTGCAACCCAGATCATCAAGGATAAGGTCATCGCAAACCCAGATATTCTGGTTGCTTTGGTGGACAAGGACACAACGGGTCTACCTGTTGAGCCGCAGCCTCAAATTGCTGGTTTCTCTTCCCGCGGGCCGTTGGGTGCCACGGGTTCAGATCTGCTCAAACCAGACGTTGCCGCCCCTGGCGTGGCCGTATTGGCCGGGGTTTCACCCATTGCTACCGGTGGCGCCCAGTTTGGCATGATGTCCGGAACCTCTATGGCCTCTCCTCATGTTGCCGGTTTCGCCGCATTGTTGATGGCCGTGAACCCGAGCTGGTCTCCTGCAACAGTGAAGTCCGCCATGATGACAACGGCCACTGACGTGGTCAATGCAGACGGCAGCAAGAACACTGACGTGTTTGCCACAGGCGCGGGCCAGACAGCCGTAGTCAAGGCGCTCACACCCGGACTGGCGTACGACGCCGGTGACACCGAATACTTGAAGTTCATTCAGGGAACCGGAATGGATCTGGGTATACCGGGGCTGGGCAGTACCGCGCCGCGCGACATGAACGTGGCATCCTTTGCCGTGGGTGCGCTGGCCGGAAAAGTTACTCTCACGCGCACAGTCACAGCCCTGAAACCGGGTCTGTACCGTGCCACGGCCAACGTGCCAGGCGTCAATGTCAAGGTCACACCCTCCATACTGAACTTCGCCGCAGCTGGCGATCAGCGCACTTTCAAGGTCACCTTTGAAAACGCCTCAGCAGCAATGGGCGCCTTTGCCATGGGCAGCGTATCCTGGCAGGGTGCCGGCGCTACCGTCACCTCGCCTGTTGCTGTACGCCCCATGCCCGTCCTTGTAGCTCCGGAGGTTGCTTTTACCTCCAAAAAGGGCAAAGGCAGTGGTGATATCCCGGTAATTTCAGGCACCAACTCACCGGTAAATATGACGTTGGATGGGCTGTCAAAGGCCGATTCAAGCGCCATTAAACTGGTTCCGGGTCCGCTCGTTGTGGGCACTGACAAGTCCAACTTCATGAAGGAAGTGACCGTTCCGGAGGGGACAAAGCTGGCGAAATTCCAAGTGATTTCTTCAGACCCCAACGCCGATTTTGACATGATCGTGTTCAACCCGGAAGGTGTCTTTAGCGACGTGCGGACTGGTTCCTCCAGTGAAACGCTCTCACTGACGAACCCCGCACCGGGAACTTACACCGTCCTGGCCAACCTGTATTCCAGCACCGGAGACGGCGCCGTTGCAGCAACAGTTGACGCAGCCGTGCTTGGCGCCAACGTCGGCAACGCCTCGGTGTCACCGAACCCGCTGGTACTGGCCAACGGCAAGTCCGGCAATGTGAAGTTGAGCTGGAAGGGACTGAAGCCTGGCTCTTACTTGGGCCGTGTTTCTTTCGGTGACACAGGCACCGAGACCTTTGTTTCCGTCATTGTTTCCCCCAAGGGCGCCGCAGTAGCCCCGCATAAGGAGGGCCCCCACAAGGGCAAGCCGATCAAGGACAAGAAGGCGCTGTCGTTGTTCCCTGACACCGCGCCCGTAACGGATCTAAAGCAGTAG
- a CDS encoding serine protease inhibitor, whose translation MSKQQHLTRKIETRKCKTPKVPGYSRLAVVALLITALAMIAGCAQQAPQGQPGKAPTGTAPATGTPATSAEPSAPGSSSATGSSIAAGDVDLSIALTEAPGAAPRHFRLVANGPTPAADSTLPDSTAALAAVEAQGEKLFFPVPDPTRACTQQYGGPEIAVVTGWFHGKKVNATFKRTDGCEIASWAALAPLFGALAGGTGAI comes from the coding sequence ATGTCCAAACAGCAGCATCTGACGCGAAAGATCGAGACGCGGAAGTGTAAGACCCCTAAGGTACCCGGTTATTCACGGCTTGCCGTTGTGGCCCTACTCATCACAGCCCTAGCAATGATAGCGGGGTGCGCCCAACAGGCCCCGCAGGGGCAGCCCGGCAAAGCCCCCACTGGCACTGCGCCGGCCACGGGCACGCCTGCTACGAGCGCTGAGCCGTCCGCGCCGGGTAGTTCCAGTGCCACGGGTAGTTCCATAGCGGCGGGTGACGTTGATCTGTCCATTGCTCTCACTGAAGCTCCCGGGGCGGCCCCGCGCCATTTCCGCCTCGTGGCCAACGGTCCCACCCCTGCTGCCGATTCCACCTTGCCGGACTCCACGGCCGCGCTCGCCGCAGTGGAAGCACAAGGTGAGAAATTGTTTTTCCCTGTCCCGGACCCAACACGCGCCTGCACACAGCAGTACGGTGGCCCGGAAATTGCTGTAGTGACCGGCTGGTTTCACGGTAAGAAAGTGAATGCCACCTTCAAGCGCACCGACGGCTGTGAGATCGCCAGTTGGGCGGCACTGGCTCCCCTGTTCGGTGCGCTAGCGGGTGGCACGGGAGCCATCTAA
- a CDS encoding glycoside hydrolase family 13 protein encodes MSRISSDPTWWRQAAVYQIYPRSFADSDGDGIGDLPGVTSRMAYLSALGIDAIWLSPFYPSALADGGYDVDDYRNVDPRLGTLADFDDMVTAAHTAGIKIIVDVVPNHSSNRHEWFQAALASAPGSPERARYHFFDGLGENGELPPSDWPSHFGGPAWTRIVETAGPNAGSLGQWYLHLFATEQPDFNWDHPEVREDFHTTLRFWSDRGVDGFRIDVAHALVKDMSLPLRSKPLLEILVDDGTDPIFDRDEVHEVFAGWRSVLNEYDPPKAAVAEAWVPFTERRLKYAQPSGLGQAFNFDLLQAPFAAVKFRTIAQRCLLEAEASGASSTWVFSNHDVVRHPSRYALPDGSTHADLEAWLLADGASPELDSARGLRRARAATLFMLGLPGSAYLYQGEELGLFEVADLPASSLQDPTWFRTLNTVKGRDGCRVPLPWSDSEDNFGFGGGPWLPQPDWFADFAASVQDGTAGSTLEMYRSALKIRRELQSEESLEWLSEPAAAVVHYRRPNGWEVITNFGDAPAELPFGVDHSQVVLSSGELHVGSIGAETTLWVAP; translated from the coding sequence ATGTCTCGCATTTCCTCAGATCCCACGTGGTGGCGCCAAGCCGCCGTCTACCAGATCTACCCGCGCAGCTTTGCCGACTCCGACGGCGACGGAATCGGTGATCTGCCCGGTGTCACCTCGCGTATGGCTTACCTCTCGGCACTGGGTATCGATGCCATATGGCTCAGCCCGTTCTACCCCTCAGCACTTGCCGACGGCGGGTACGACGTCGATGACTACCGAAACGTTGACCCGCGTCTGGGGACTTTGGCGGATTTCGATGACATGGTGACAGCGGCGCACACTGCCGGTATCAAGATCATTGTTGACGTGGTGCCTAACCACTCCTCCAACCGGCACGAATGGTTCCAAGCTGCTTTAGCTTCCGCCCCGGGTTCCCCCGAGCGCGCCCGGTACCACTTCTTCGACGGTTTGGGTGAGAATGGCGAGCTTCCACCGTCCGATTGGCCCTCCCACTTTGGCGGTCCGGCATGGACTCGCATAGTGGAAACTGCCGGTCCCAATGCCGGGTCACTGGGCCAGTGGTACCTGCACTTGTTCGCCACCGAACAACCCGATTTTAATTGGGATCATCCCGAAGTACGCGAGGATTTCCATACCACGCTGCGCTTCTGGTCGGACCGCGGCGTTGACGGTTTCCGCATCGATGTGGCGCACGCACTGGTCAAGGACATGTCCCTTCCGCTACGTTCCAAGCCGCTGTTGGAGATCTTGGTGGATGACGGTACCGATCCCATCTTTGACCGTGATGAGGTGCATGAGGTCTTCGCGGGTTGGCGTTCGGTGCTCAACGAATACGATCCGCCCAAGGCTGCCGTTGCTGAAGCGTGGGTACCGTTTACCGAGCGGCGTCTGAAGTACGCCCAACCCTCCGGTCTGGGACAGGCTTTCAACTTTGATTTGCTGCAGGCGCCTTTTGCTGCCGTGAAATTCCGTACCATAGCGCAGAGATGTCTGCTGGAGGCTGAAGCTTCCGGAGCATCCTCGACCTGGGTTTTTTCAAACCACGATGTGGTTCGTCACCCTTCACGCTACGCACTGCCCGACGGGAGCACTCATGCCGATCTTGAGGCGTGGCTGCTGGCCGACGGCGCGTCCCCAGAATTGGATTCTGCGCGGGGTTTGCGCCGGGCCAGGGCTGCAACGTTGTTCATGCTGGGCCTGCCGGGCTCGGCCTACCTGTACCAGGGTGAGGAGCTGGGCCTCTTTGAAGTGGCTGATCTGCCGGCTTCTTCGTTGCAGGACCCCACGTGGTTCCGCACCTTAAACACTGTCAAGGGTCGCGACGGCTGCCGGGTACCACTGCCATGGTCCGATTCGGAAGACAACTTTGGTTTTGGTGGCGGCCCGTGGCTTCCGCAACCGGACTGGTTCGCTGACTTTGCTGCCTCGGTGCAGGACGGTACCGCAGGTTCCACCCTTGAGATGTATCGCAGTGCCCTGAAAATACGCCGCGAATTGCAATCTGAAGAGTCCCTGGAATGGCTCAGTGAACCGGCAGCCGCGGTGGTGCACTACCGCCGCCCGAATGGTTGGGAGGTTATAACCAACTTTGGTGACGCACCCGCGGAGCTGCCTTTCGGTGTTGACCATTCCCAGGTGGTCCTGAGCTCCGGTGAACTACATGTGGGCAGCATAGGAGCAGAAACAACGCTGTGGGTCGCCCCCTAG
- a CDS encoding DUF559 domain-containing protein translates to MNSNDAFSVPSVPFTRAEAMTQGLSAGQLRNTHITNVGRGLYRPKDWDFELSSAARALCVVTPEAWISHTTAARLHEMVLPPWCSGSDQLHLSKPRKLPGARRKGIIGHTVVAFPGEVETHGDLRISGRARTWLDLAHILNLDDLVCTGDQLIRIPRPEFEDRETPYSTLVALRELVGRHRNLQGVVRARAALELMRVGADSAPETLLRLAMLDAGLPEPDLQVTLWPRPGAPCADAGYRSRRIALQYDGVHHLDELQRQSDRRRDKAFEAAGWTVLVFTQADLADSFQDAVRVIKNVLRHAKVDPRVSSGFATGS, encoded by the coding sequence ATGAACTCCAACGATGCGTTCAGTGTCCCATCGGTTCCGTTCACCCGCGCTGAAGCCATGACGCAAGGACTTTCGGCGGGTCAGCTCAGGAATACGCACATCACAAACGTGGGCCGTGGCCTGTACCGGCCGAAGGACTGGGATTTTGAGCTCAGCAGCGCAGCTCGTGCCCTGTGCGTGGTGACTCCGGAGGCCTGGATCTCGCACACCACAGCTGCAAGGTTGCATGAAATGGTTCTTCCACCGTGGTGTTCGGGCTCTGATCAGCTGCATTTGAGTAAGCCTAGAAAACTGCCCGGAGCGCGTCGCAAAGGAATCATCGGTCATACCGTGGTTGCTTTTCCCGGTGAAGTGGAGACTCATGGAGATCTGCGAATCAGCGGTAGGGCCCGTACGTGGCTTGATCTTGCGCACATCCTAAACCTTGACGATCTGGTGTGCACCGGGGATCAGCTGATTCGCATTCCGCGGCCGGAGTTTGAGGATCGGGAGACTCCCTACTCCACTCTTGTGGCGCTTCGGGAGTTAGTGGGCCGGCACAGGAATTTACAGGGCGTAGTTCGTGCGCGGGCAGCCCTTGAACTGATGCGTGTGGGAGCTGATTCGGCTCCCGAAACACTCCTTCGTTTGGCCATGCTCGACGCCGGACTGCCGGAGCCTGATCTGCAAGTCACCCTCTGGCCACGGCCAGGGGCACCTTGTGCAGACGCTGGCTACCGAAGTCGGCGCATAGCCCTCCAATACGATGGAGTTCATCACCTGGATGAGCTACAGCGGCAAAGTGATAGACGCCGGGATAAAGCATTCGAAGCCGCTGGCTGGACGGTCTTAGTATTCACTCAGGCAGATTTGGCAGATAGCTTTCAAGATGCCGTCCGCGTGATCAAGAACGTGTTGCGGCATGCCAAGGTAGATCCCAGGGTTTCCTCCGGGTTCGCTACAGGTAGCTAA
- a CDS encoding inositol-3-phosphate synthase, with protein MSNHPIRVAVVGVGNCASSLVQGVQYYQDADPSVKVPGLMHVNFGQYHVNDVQFVAAFDVDSKKVGLDLSDAIGASENNTIKLADVPNLGVPVLRGTTLDGLGKYYRETIVESDADPVDVVATLKAANVDVMVCYLPVGSDAAAKFYAQCAIDAGVGFVNALPVFIAGTKEWADKFTAAGVPIVGDDIKSQIGATITHRVMAKLFEDRGVVLDRTYQLNVGGNMDFKNMLERERLESKKISKTQAVTSNTSAVLSEDDVHIGPSDYVAWLDDRKWAFVRLEGRNFGDAPVSLEYKLEVWDSPNSAGVIIDAIRAAKIALDRGIGGPILSASSYFMKSPPEQYADDIAHEKVEAFIRGDL; from the coding sequence GTGTCCAATCATCCTATTCGGGTTGCCGTCGTAGGCGTGGGAAACTGTGCCTCATCTTTGGTGCAGGGAGTCCAGTACTACCAAGATGCTGATCCCAGCGTCAAGGTTCCTGGCCTGATGCATGTTAATTTTGGCCAATACCACGTCAATGATGTGCAGTTTGTTGCAGCATTCGATGTTGATAGCAAGAAGGTTGGGCTGGATCTCTCGGATGCCATTGGCGCCAGCGAGAACAACACCATCAAGCTGGCCGACGTCCCCAACTTGGGAGTTCCGGTGCTTCGCGGCACCACCCTTGACGGTCTTGGCAAGTACTACCGCGAGACCATTGTTGAATCTGACGCCGATCCGGTTGACGTTGTGGCAACACTGAAGGCAGCCAATGTTGACGTCATGGTTTGCTACCTACCGGTTGGCTCAGATGCCGCAGCGAAATTCTATGCCCAGTGCGCCATCGACGCCGGTGTAGGCTTCGTCAACGCCCTGCCCGTTTTCATCGCAGGCACCAAAGAGTGGGCTGATAAGTTCACTGCCGCCGGCGTTCCGATTGTGGGAGATGACATTAAGAGCCAGATCGGTGCCACCATCACGCACCGTGTCATGGCCAAACTTTTTGAAGACCGCGGTGTGGTTCTTGACCGGACCTACCAGCTTAACGTTGGTGGAAACATGGACTTCAAGAACATGCTTGAGCGTGAGCGACTTGAATCCAAGAAGATCTCCAAAACTCAGGCCGTCACCTCCAACACCTCAGCAGTGCTGAGCGAGGACGACGTCCACATCGGGCCCTCTGACTACGTTGCCTGGCTTGATGACAGGAAGTGGGCTTTTGTCCGTCTGGAAGGCCGCAACTTTGGCGACGCTCCGGTGTCGCTGGAATACAAGCTTGAAGTATGGGATTCACCCAACTCAGCTGGAGTGATCATTGACGCCATCCGTGCGGCAAAAATCGCCCTTGACCGCGGCATTGGTGGCCCCATCCTCTCAGCCTCGAGCTATTTCATGAAGTCCCCGCCGGAGCAGTACGCGGACGACATCGCCCACGAGAAGGTTGAAGCATTTATCCGGGGCGACCTCTAA
- the mgrA gene encoding L-glyceraldehyde 3-phosphate reductase, which yields MTFHAAENRYETMPYRRVGRSGLKLPAISLGLWHNFGDDKPFEVQRAILRRAFDLGVTHFDLANNYGPPDGSAETNFGRHYKDDFRSHRNELVISTKAGYYMWPGPYGEWGSRKNLLNSLDDSLTRMGLDYVDIFYSHRPDPETPMEETMGALDHAVRSGKALYAGISSYTPAQTLEAARILKEMGTPLLIHQPSYSMLNRWTEEGEPNLFQTLDAVGAGSIAFSPLAQGMLTDRYLNGVPADSRAAKERFLHENDLTEEKMGRVRALNELASTRGQSLAQMAIAWILREQSNASPVASALVGASSVAQLENNVAAIRNLEFSEAELRSIDEYAVESGINKWAQK from the coding sequence ATGACCTTTCACGCCGCAGAAAACCGTTATGAAACCATGCCTTACCGCAGAGTTGGCCGCAGCGGGCTGAAATTGCCCGCCATCTCGCTAGGGCTGTGGCACAACTTTGGTGATGACAAGCCGTTCGAAGTGCAGCGGGCCATCCTTCGTCGAGCCTTTGATTTGGGCGTCACACACTTTGACTTGGCCAACAACTACGGCCCGCCTGACGGCTCAGCGGAAACTAACTTTGGCCGCCATTACAAGGACGACTTCCGTTCACACCGCAACGAACTCGTCATTTCCACCAAGGCCGGTTACTACATGTGGCCCGGTCCCTACGGTGAGTGGGGCTCACGCAAGAACCTCCTGAACAGTCTTGACGATTCGCTCACCCGCATGGGTCTTGACTATGTGGACATTTTTTACAGCCACCGGCCCGATCCGGAGACGCCCATGGAGGAAACCATGGGTGCTCTGGACCACGCAGTGCGCTCCGGTAAGGCCTTGTATGCGGGCATCTCCTCATACACGCCAGCTCAGACGCTTGAAGCCGCCCGGATTCTCAAAGAAATGGGTACGCCGCTGCTCATTCACCAGCCCTCATACTCCATGCTGAACCGCTGGACTGAGGAAGGGGAACCAAACCTTTTCCAGACGCTCGACGCCGTGGGGGCAGGTTCCATAGCGTTCTCACCGTTGGCGCAGGGCATGTTGACCGACCGCTACCTCAATGGTGTGCCGGCAGATTCGCGGGCGGCGAAGGAACGCTTCCTGCACGAAAATGACCTCACCGAGGAAAAGATGGGGCGTGTGCGAGCTCTCAACGAGCTGGCATCCACCCGTGGACAGTCCTTGGCGCAGATGGCCATTGCATGGATCCTTCGGGAACAAAGCAATGCGAGCCCCGTCGCCTCAGCTTTGGTGGGCGCCTCGAGCGTTGCGCAGCTGGAAAACAACGTTGCCGCTATCAGAAACCTGGAATTTAGTGAAGCCGAGCTGCGCTCCATCGATGAGTACGCCGTCGAATCTGGGATAAACAAGTGGGCACAGAAGTAG